The following are encoded together in the bacterium genome:
- a CDS encoding heme-binding protein — protein MAAHVQSTLQLTHAGALAVLEAAVAKATEIGVPQCIAVVDAGGNLLAFVRMDGAKVLSQRSATRKAVTAASSRAASGGMPEDLGAKLAVATDGQLINVRGGLPIVADGHVIGAIGVGSGTQDQDVVVAEAGLAALRVGR, from the coding sequence ATGGCTGCCCACGTCCAGTCCACCCTGCAGCTGACCCACGCCGGTGCCCTCGCCGTCCTCGAGGCGGCGGTCGCGAAGGCCACCGAGATCGGCGTCCCGCAGTGCATCGCCGTGGTCGACGCGGGCGGCAACCTGCTCGCGTTCGTGCGCATGGACGGCGCCAAGGTGCTGAGCCAGCGCTCGGCGACGCGCAAGGCGGTCACCGCCGCGTCGTCGCGTGCCGCGAGCGGCGGCATGCCGGAGGACCTCGGCGCGAAGCTCGCGGTCGCCACCGACGGGCAGCTGATCAACGTCCGCGGCGGCCTGCCCATCGTGGCCGACGGCCACGTGATCGGCGCGATCGGCGTCGGCTCGGGCACCCAGGACCAGGACGTCGTCGTCGCCGAAGCCGGCCTCGCGGCGCTGCGGGTGGGACGATGA
- a CDS encoding SDR family oxidoreductase has translation MDRFQDRVVLLTGAASGIGRAVAERLAAEAATLFLLDVQADGLAALGGTLAADTHVCDVSDEAAVAAALAACLARHGRLDALVNVAAILRADRLHEVRTADWQRIIDVNLTGTFFTCRAAIPHLLATRGNIVNVASTAAVHGQPYAGAYAASKGGVLALTKSIAIDYVKQGLRANAVLPCDIATPIFAQFQPPEGADWKLVKRVMAPKGSGTPADVAGVVAMLASDDGAHMTGAEVRVDGGCFA, from the coding sequence GTGGATCGCTTCCAGGATCGCGTCGTCCTCCTCACCGGTGCCGCCTCGGGCATCGGCCGTGCCGTCGCCGAGCGGCTCGCGGCCGAGGCGGCCACGCTCTTCCTCCTCGATGTCCAGGCCGACGGGCTCGCCGCGCTCGGCGGGACGCTCGCTGCCGACACGCACGTCTGCGACGTCAGCGACGAGGCCGCGGTGGCGGCCGCGTTGGCGGCGTGCCTCGCCCGGCACGGTCGCCTCGACGCGCTCGTCAACGTCGCGGCCATCCTGCGCGCCGACCGCCTGCACGAGGTGCGCACCGCCGACTGGCAGCGCATCATCGACGTGAACCTCACCGGCACGTTCTTCACCTGCCGCGCCGCGATCCCGCACCTCCTCGCGACGCGCGGCAACATCGTCAACGTCGCCTCGACGGCCGCCGTCCACGGCCAGCCCTACGCCGGCGCCTACGCGGCCTCGAAGGGCGGCGTGCTGGCGCTCACCAAGTCGATCGCGATCGACTACGTGAAGCAGGGCCTGCGCGCGAACGCGGTCCTGCCCTGCGACATCGCGACGCCGATCTTCGCGCAGTTCCAGCCGCCCGAGGGCGCGGACTGGAAGCTGGTGAAGCGCGTGATGGCGCCGAAGGGCTCCGGCACCCCGGCCGACGTCGCGGGCGTCGTCGCGATGCTCGCGTCGGACGACGGCGCCCACATGACGGGGGCCGAGGTGCGGGTGGACGGCGGCTGCTTCGCCTGA
- a CDS encoding phytanoyl-CoA dioxygenase family protein, translating to MDVSAHLHRLARDGYTILERAVEPELIDALEADLHRIERERDVRPARNPFEGAKTLRVYNLLVHGALWERIPVHPAVLPIVEGVLDPGCLVSSLSSIGILPGERAQPIHADDQLLPIPKPHVPTVCNTMWALTDFTAANGATRIIPGSHLWDHSPSFGERYDSIAAEMPKGSVLVWHGSLWHGGGANGTEARRTGIAMNYCAGWIRQQENQQLGIPREIARGFAPRLRELVGYGIYNGLIGHIDKQSPTSLLDGTPARVMWDEYRGKS from the coding sequence ATGGACGTCTCCGCCCACCTTCACCGCCTCGCCCGCGACGGCTACACGATCCTCGAACGCGCCGTCGAGCCGGAGCTGATCGACGCCCTCGAGGCCGACCTCCACCGCATCGAGCGCGAGCGCGACGTCAGGCCGGCGCGCAATCCGTTCGAGGGCGCGAAGACGCTGCGGGTCTACAACCTGCTCGTCCACGGCGCGCTCTGGGAGCGCATCCCGGTGCACCCCGCCGTGCTGCCGATCGTCGAGGGCGTGCTCGACCCCGGCTGCCTCGTGTCGTCGCTGTCGTCGATCGGCATCCTGCCCGGCGAGCGCGCCCAGCCCATCCACGCCGACGACCAGCTGCTGCCGATCCCGAAGCCGCACGTGCCCACCGTCTGCAACACGATGTGGGCGCTCACCGACTTCACCGCGGCGAACGGCGCGACCCGCATCATCCCCGGCTCGCACCTGTGGGACCACTCGCCGAGCTTCGGCGAGCGCTACGACAGCATCGCCGCGGAGATGCCGAAGGGCAGCGTCCTCGTCTGGCACGGCAGCCTCTGGCACGGCGGCGGGGCGAACGGGACGGAGGCGCGGCGCACCGGCATCGCCATGAACTACTGCGCCGGCTGGATCCGCCAGCAGGAGAACCAGCAGCTCGGCATCCCGCGCGAGATCGCGCGCGGCTTCGCGCCGCGGCTGCGCGAGCTGGTCGGCTACGGCATCTACAACGGCCTCATCGGCCACATCGACAAGCAGAGCCCCACGTCGCTCCTCGACGGCACGCCCGCGCGCGTCATGTGGGATGAGTACCGCGGGAAGTCGTGA
- a CDS encoding amidohydrolase family protein produces the protein MASPPGRRAERRALSAGTRRHYGRRVPALDDRPFDADNHYYEALDAFTRHLDPRLGPRTVQWAEIGGRRYHVIAGRVSRAVVNPTFDPIAKPGAMHDYFRGNPEARSPFEFLRDRERIRPEYRDRDARLRVLDEHGLSGVWLFPTLGVLYEELLKDDPDAVGITFRAFNRWLEEDWGFAYRDRIFAAPYLTLADPGWAVEELEWALARGAHVVCMRPAAPVTRSGPRSPADPMFDPFWARVNEAGVTVVAHAGDSGQTSHGYARDGFSSSFEDYLGPNVKLFHIERAIHDFLATLIFERLFTRFPNLRLASVENGSDFLGDLFRKLRATAHKYTGWFAEDPVETFRRHVWVNPFWEDDVGEVVTHMGPERVIFGSDWPHIEGMPKPLDYAKELAAFDAATQRRILGENARTLNALRPG, from the coding sequence ATGGCGTCGCCGCCTGGCCGCCGCGCCGAGCGCAGGGCGTTGTCGGCGGGGACGCGACGGCACTATGGTCGCCGTGTGCCCGCTCTCGACGATCGCCCCTTCGACGCCGACAACCACTACTACGAGGCCCTCGACGCCTTCACGCGGCACCTCGATCCCCGCCTCGGGCCGCGCACGGTGCAGTGGGCGGAGATCGGCGGCCGCCGCTACCACGTGATCGCCGGCCGCGTGAGCCGTGCGGTCGTGAACCCGACGTTCGATCCGATCGCGAAGCCGGGCGCGATGCACGACTACTTCCGCGGCAACCCCGAGGCGCGCTCGCCGTTCGAGTTCCTGCGCGACCGCGAGCGCATCCGCCCGGAGTACCGCGACCGCGACGCCCGCCTGCGCGTGCTCGACGAGCACGGGCTCTCCGGCGTCTGGCTGTTCCCGACCCTCGGCGTCCTCTACGAGGAGCTGCTGAAGGACGACCCCGACGCCGTCGGCATCACCTTCCGCGCCTTCAACCGCTGGCTCGAGGAGGACTGGGGCTTCGCGTACCGCGATCGCATCTTCGCCGCGCCCTACCTGACGCTGGCCGATCCCGGCTGGGCGGTGGAAGAGCTCGAGTGGGCGCTCGCGCGCGGCGCGCACGTCGTCTGCATGCGCCCGGCCGCACCGGTGACGCGCAGCGGCCCGCGCTCGCCGGCGGACCCGATGTTCGACCCGTTCTGGGCCCGCGTGAACGAGGCCGGCGTCACCGTCGTCGCGCACGCCGGCGACAGCGGGCAGACGAGCCACGGCTACGCGCGCGACGGCTTCAGCTCCTCGTTCGAGGACTACCTCGGCCCCAACGTGAAGCTCTTCCACATCGAGCGCGCCATCCACGACTTCCTCGCCACCCTGATCTTCGAGCGCCTGTTCACGCGCTTCCCGAACCTCCGTCTGGCGTCGGTCGAGAACGGCTCCGACTTCCTCGGCGACCTCTTCCGCAAGCTGCGCGCGACGGCGCACAAGTACACCGGCTGGTTCGCCGAGGACCCGGTCGAGACGTTCCGCCGCCACGTCTGGGTGAACCCCTTCTGGGAGGACGACGTCGGCGAGGTCGTGACCCACATGGGGCCCGAGCGCGTCATCTTCGGCTCCGACTGGCCGCACATCGAGGGCATGCCGAAGCCCCTCGACTACGCGAAGGAGCTGGCGGCTTTCGATGCCGCGACGCAGCGACGCATCCTGGGCGAGAACGCCCGCACCCTCAACGCGCTGCGTCCCGGCTGA
- a CDS encoding sulfotransferase, whose product MTTRLLFILSSERSGSTLTRVILGANGRVVAPAEMFLMRYPDFHSFLELKSVAMESLVEFFDLVGQPKSAAEITAHCRDLDMLEVYRWLLSFLGPEQILLDKTPAYANDGETLRRSRPLDPFYIWLVRHPLAVIESHVRLKHREHHDGSPRGWARWARDSVVEGFDQYLAGGLSPLARQREIKWVLQQTIIREFLAWVPEDRQCRIRFEDLVTDPERQVERLCAAIGVPLEPAMLEACGARKVMNVHLGDPNFHKHDRIDPAMANGWRELFSEDQLTLETRRLMDAIDVAR is encoded by the coding sequence GTGACTACTCGCCTGCTGTTCATTCTGAGCTCCGAGCGGTCCGGGTCGACCCTGACCCGGGTGATCCTGGGCGCCAACGGGCGCGTGGTCGCGCCCGCGGAGATGTTCCTCATGCGCTACCCCGACTTCCACAGCTTCCTCGAGCTCAAGTCGGTGGCGATGGAGAGCCTGGTCGAGTTCTTCGACCTGGTCGGCCAGCCGAAGAGCGCCGCCGAGATCACCGCCCACTGCCGCGATCTCGACATGCTCGAGGTCTACCGCTGGCTGCTCTCGTTCCTCGGTCCCGAGCAGATCCTGCTCGACAAGACCCCCGCCTACGCGAACGACGGCGAGACCCTGCGCCGCTCGCGGCCGCTCGATCCGTTCTACATCTGGCTCGTGCGCCATCCGCTCGCCGTGATCGAGTCGCACGTACGCCTGAAGCACCGCGAGCACCACGACGGCTCGCCGCGCGGCTGGGCCCGCTGGGCGCGCGACAGCGTCGTCGAGGGCTTCGACCAGTATCTCGCGGGGGGCCTCTCGCCGCTCGCCCGCCAGCGCGAGATCAAGTGGGTGCTCCAGCAGACGATCATCCGCGAGTTCCTCGCCTGGGTCCCCGAGGATCGGCAGTGCCGCATCCGCTTCGAGGACCTCGTGACCGATCCGGAGCGGCAGGTGGAGCGGCTGTGCGCGGCGATCGGCGTGCCGCTCGAGCCCGCCATGCTCGAGGCGTGCGGGGCCCGCAAGGTGATGAACGTCCACCTCGGCGACCCGAACTTCCACAAGCACGACCGCATCGACCCGGCCATGGCGAACGGCTGGCGCGAGCTCTTCTCCGAGGACCAGCTCACGCTCGAGACGCGGCGCCTCATGGACGCGATCGACGTGGCCCGCTGA
- a CDS encoding tyrosine-protein phosphatase — protein sequence MTDIPRRVDLAGCLNFRDLGGYPTADGRRVRWRQVFRSDGLHALTAEDVARLRDEIALGDVIDLRSTPELQSEGRGPLESEAMRFHHLPLFDGAMAESREAAARYTLADRYVLMAEFARGPIARVIDTLAATDAPAVFHCAAGKDRTGVISALILGLLGVDDEVIVADYVATRESLDGIVDRLMALEGYRRMLDLLPPDTMHADPETMLEFLSRLRASHGSFAGYARAAGLSGETLGRLRARLVE from the coding sequence ATGACGGACATCCCCCGCCGCGTCGACCTCGCGGGCTGCCTCAACTTCCGCGATCTCGGCGGCTATCCGACCGCCGACGGCCGCCGCGTCCGCTGGCGCCAGGTCTTCCGCAGCGACGGCCTGCATGCCCTCACCGCCGAGGACGTCGCCCGGCTGCGCGACGAGATCGCCCTCGGCGACGTGATCGACCTGCGCTCGACCCCGGAGCTGCAGAGCGAGGGCCGCGGCCCGCTCGAGAGCGAAGCCATGCGCTTCCACCATCTTCCGCTCTTCGACGGCGCCATGGCCGAGAGCCGCGAGGCCGCCGCGAGATACACGCTCGCCGACCGCTACGTGCTGATGGCCGAGTTCGCCCGCGGGCCGATCGCCCGCGTGATCGACACGCTCGCCGCCACCGATGCGCCCGCCGTCTTCCACTGCGCCGCCGGCAAGGACCGCACCGGCGTCATCTCGGCGCTCATCCTCGGCCTGCTCGGCGTCGACGACGAGGTGATCGTCGCCGACTACGTCGCCACCCGCGAGAGCCTCGACGGCATCGTCGACCGCCTGATGGCGCTCGAGGGCTACCGGCGCATGCTCGATCTGCTGCCGCCCGACACGATGCACGCCGATCCGGAGACGATGCTCGAGTTCCTCTCGCGGCTGCGCGCGTCGCACGGCTCGTTCGCCGGCTACGCGCGGGCGGCGGGGCTGTCGGGCGAGACGCTCGGTCGCCTGCGGGCGCGGCTCGTGGAGTGA
- a CDS encoding AMP-binding protein, which yields MNLADMWEAVAAELPDASAQIHGDRVSTYREFEDRAARLAAAFAAHGAGVGTKVGMYLYNAPEYLETTFAALKLRAVPVNVNFRYLADELHYLLDNADAEILVYHGALAERVQAVRDRLPRLRLLVQVETADADRLPLPPGAVRYEDLIAAHAPAPRMPRDPHDHIFLYTGGTTGLPKGVMWTHADLFKQFSAGYMALGGDVPTTVEGVGAAAKTMRDMGVSGPQIAGPPLMHGMAWFTAMSRLMTGGTVVTLTDRSFDAHELWRAVQEHRVNMCVIVGDAFARPMIRALEEAEAQGRPYDVSSLMVLVSGGVMWTPQNKTPFLDRGIGMLMDGLGSSEATGIGMMISTAGDDPALGRFMPNPGTRVLTEDGRDVQAGSGEIGLLAVTGALPQGYYKDPAKSANTWKTIDGVRYSFPGDWARIEADGSITLLGRGSVCINTGGEKVFPEEVEEALKLHPDVEDCIVVGVPDERWGEAIAAVVQPRGGAAPDPAALVAFTRERLAAYKSPKHVVTVAKLVRSPAGKADYRWARDTAKAALGA from the coding sequence ATGAACCTCGCCGACATGTGGGAAGCCGTCGCCGCCGAGCTGCCGGACGCGTCCGCGCAGATCCACGGCGACCGGGTCAGCACGTACCGCGAATTCGAGGACCGCGCCGCCCGTCTCGCCGCCGCCTTCGCCGCGCACGGCGCCGGCGTGGGTACCAAGGTGGGCATGTACCTCTACAACGCCCCCGAGTACCTCGAGACGACCTTCGCGGCGCTGAAGCTCCGCGCCGTCCCGGTCAACGTCAACTTCCGCTACCTCGCCGACGAGCTGCACTATCTGCTCGACAACGCCGACGCGGAGATCCTCGTCTACCACGGCGCGCTCGCCGAGCGCGTGCAGGCGGTGCGGGATCGACTGCCGCGCCTCCGGCTGCTGGTCCAGGTCGAAACCGCCGACGCCGACCGCCTGCCGCTGCCGCCGGGCGCGGTGCGCTACGAGGATCTGATCGCGGCACACGCGCCGGCGCCGCGCATGCCGCGCGACCCGCACGATCACATCTTCCTCTACACCGGCGGCACCACCGGCCTGCCGAAGGGCGTGATGTGGACGCACGCGGACCTCTTCAAGCAGTTCTCCGCCGGCTACATGGCGCTCGGCGGCGACGTGCCGACGACCGTCGAGGGCGTCGGCGCGGCGGCGAAGACGATGCGCGACATGGGCGTTTCCGGCCCGCAGATCGCCGGCCCGCCGCTCATGCACGGCATGGCGTGGTTCACGGCCATGAGCCGCCTCATGACCGGCGGCACCGTGGTGACGCTGACCGACCGCTCCTTCGATGCGCACGAGCTGTGGCGCGCCGTGCAGGAGCATCGCGTGAACATGTGCGTGATCGTCGGCGACGCCTTCGCGCGCCCGATGATCCGCGCGCTCGAGGAGGCGGAGGCGCAGGGCAGGCCCTACGACGTCTCGTCGCTCATGGTCCTCGTGTCGGGCGGCGTCATGTGGACGCCGCAGAACAAGACGCCGTTCCTCGACCGCGGCATCGGCATGCTGATGGACGGGCTCGGCTCCAGCGAGGCGACCGGCATCGGCATGATGATCTCGACCGCCGGCGACGATCCCGCGCTCGGCCGCTTCATGCCCAACCCCGGTACCCGCGTCCTCACCGAGGACGGTCGCGACGTGCAGGCCGGCTCGGGCGAGATCGGGCTGCTCGCCGTCACCGGGGCGCTGCCGCAGGGCTACTACAAGGACCCGGCCAAGTCGGCGAACACCTGGAAGACGATCGACGGCGTGCGCTACTCGTTCCCCGGCGACTGGGCGCGCATCGAGGCGGACGGCAGCATCACGCTGCTCGGCCGCGGCTCGGTGTGCATCAACACCGGCGGCGAGAAGGTCTTCCCCGAGGAGGTCGAGGAGGCGCTGAAGCTGCACCCCGACGTCGAGGACTGCATCGTCGTCGGCGTGCCGGACGAGCGCTGGGGGGAGGCCATCGCCGCGGTGGTGCAGCCGCGCGGCGGCGCCGCCCCGGACCCCGCGGCGCTGGTCGCCTTCACGCGCGAGCGCCTGGCGGCGTACAAGTCGCCCAAGCACGTCGTCACCGTCGCCAAGCTCGTGCGCAGCCCGGCGGGCAAGGCGGACTATCGCTGGGCGCGCGACACCGCGAAGGCCGCGCTCGGCGCCTGA
- a CDS encoding MFS transporter has product MRPLPATAVPPPVAAPAAPAEPATVPTATRRRTIVAGIAGNVMEWYDFAVYGYFAPTIGAHFFPADSQVASLLSAFGVFAAGFLMRPFGGMVFGHVGDRFGRKTALLVSVAAMAVPTFLIGVLPDHAQIGIAASVLMVALRLVQGLAVGGEYTSSVVYLAEGAPAARRGYMASWSVFGAVAGILLGSAAGALVTSLLSPAAMHAWGWRVPFLLGISVGFAGVVIRRHLTETAPPAVAGSTSPVVEALRAHWPAMLRVAGFNVLNGVAFYLLFVYGATWLTEVVQLDAGRALQINTISMVVLLVLIPLAGALSDRIGRKPPLVAACALLFVLAWPLFWLMHHPDPQLALAGQVAFALPIALFLGVGPVAMTELFPARVRCSAVSIGYNLALAIFGGTTPLVATWLIHATGDPLAIAWYLMAAAAVSLGVILGLRETKGLELG; this is encoded by the coding sequence ATGCGCCCGCTTCCCGCCACTGCCGTGCCGCCGCCCGTCGCCGCGCCTGCGGCGCCGGCCGAGCCGGCGACCGTCCCGACCGCCACCCGCCGCCGCACCATCGTCGCCGGCATCGCCGGCAACGTGATGGAGTGGTACGATTTCGCGGTCTACGGCTACTTTGCGCCGACGATCGGCGCGCACTTCTTTCCCGCCGACAGCCAGGTCGCCTCGCTGCTCTCCGCGTTCGGCGTCTTCGCCGCCGGCTTCCTCATGCGGCCGTTCGGCGGCATGGTCTTCGGGCACGTCGGCGACCGCTTCGGCCGCAAGACGGCGCTGCTCGTGTCCGTCGCCGCGATGGCGGTGCCGACGTTCCTCATCGGCGTGCTGCCCGACCATGCGCAGATCGGCATCGCCGCGTCGGTGCTGATGGTGGCGCTGCGGCTCGTGCAGGGGCTCGCCGTCGGCGGCGAGTACACCTCGTCGGTCGTCTATCTCGCGGAGGGCGCGCCGGCCGCGCGCCGCGGCTACATGGCGAGCTGGAGCGTGTTCGGGGCGGTCGCCGGCATCCTCCTCGGCTCCGCGGCGGGCGCGCTCGTGACCAGCCTGCTCTCGCCGGCGGCGATGCACGCGTGGGGCTGGCGCGTGCCGTTCCTGCTCGGCATCTCGGTCGGCTTCGCGGGCGTCGTCATCCGGCGCCACCTCACCGAGACGGCGCCGCCCGCCGTCGCCGGCTCGACGTCGCCCGTCGTCGAGGCGCTGCGCGCGCACTGGCCGGCGATGCTGCGCGTCGCGGGGTTCAACGTGCTGAACGGCGTCGCGTTCTACCTGCTCTTCGTCTACGGGGCGACGTGGCTCACCGAGGTCGTGCAGCTCGACGCCGGCCGCGCGCTCCAGATCAACACGATCAGCATGGTCGTCCTGCTCGTGCTGATTCCGCTCGCGGGCGCGCTCTCGGACCGCATCGGCCGCAAGCCGCCGCTGGTGGCGGCGTGCGCGCTGCTGTTCGTGCTGGCGTGGCCGCTCTTCTGGCTGATGCACCATCCCGATCCGCAGCTCGCGCTCGCGGGGCAGGTGGCGTTCGCGCTGCCGATCGCGCTCTTCCTCGGCGTCGGGCCGGTGGCGATGACGGAGCTGTTTCCGGCGCGCGTGCGCTGCAGCGCGGTGTCGATCGGCTACAACCTGGCGCTGGCGATCTTCGGCGGCACCACGCCGCTCGTCGCGACGTGGCTCATCCACGCCACCGGCGATCCGCTCGCCATCGCCTGGTACCTGATGGCGGCGGCCGCCGTATCGCTCGGCGTGATCCTCGGGCTGCGCGAGACGAAGGGGCTGGAGCTCGGCTGA
- a CDS encoding LLM class flavin-dependent oxidoreductase, which produces MERIGIVPFWKSYDRKQILRAAQLADDLGYDSIWIPEAWAYEQFQLLTEIALGTKRIKLATGIANVFSRSAGLLAMSVATLDEISEGRAILGLGTSGKVVIENFHGQKYAKPLTRLKETIEICRTLWRGGRLSPELSTLFDARHFKLEMTPLRKEIPIYVASLQEKAIREVVGAKADGWVPTFWPYQHLGDGRTLLDEGARAAGRDPKAVEIAPFVAIIPLPDVAAARAMIKPTVSFYIGGMGVYYHQMFTRYGYGENADFVRDLYDKGERQQAAAAVSDELIDAIAICGPPEHCKERLAEWRRHGVALPLMNLPTGAPFELMEMLLRGMAPS; this is translated from the coding sequence ATGGAGCGCATCGGCATCGTCCCCTTCTGGAAGAGCTACGACCGCAAGCAGATCCTGCGCGCCGCGCAGCTCGCCGACGACCTCGGCTACGATTCGATCTGGATCCCGGAGGCGTGGGCCTACGAGCAGTTCCAGCTGCTCACCGAGATCGCGCTGGGGACGAAGCGCATCAAGCTCGCGACCGGCATCGCCAACGTCTTCAGCCGCTCGGCAGGGCTGCTCGCGATGAGCGTCGCGACGCTCGACGAGATATCCGAGGGCCGCGCCATCCTCGGCCTCGGCACCAGCGGCAAGGTCGTGATCGAGAACTTCCACGGCCAGAAGTACGCGAAGCCGCTCACGCGCCTGAAGGAGACCATCGAGATCTGCCGCACGCTCTGGCGCGGTGGCCGGCTGTCGCCGGAGCTGAGCACGCTCTTCGACGCGCGCCACTTCAAGCTCGAGATGACGCCGTTGCGAAAGGAGATCCCGATCTACGTCGCGTCGCTCCAGGAGAAGGCGATCCGCGAGGTGGTCGGCGCGAAGGCCGACGGCTGGGTGCCGACGTTCTGGCCGTACCAGCACCTCGGCGACGGGCGCACGCTCCTCGACGAGGGCGCGCGCGCCGCGGGCCGCGATCCGAAGGCGGTCGAGATCGCGCCGTTCGTGGCCATCATCCCGCTGCCCGACGTCGCCGCCGCGCGCGCGATGATCAAGCCGACGGTGTCGTTCTACATCGGCGGCATGGGCGTCTACTACCACCAGATGTTCACGCGCTACGGCTACGGCGAGAACGCCGACTTCGTGCGCGACCTCTACGACAAGGGCGAGCGCCAGCAGGCCGCGGCCGCGGTCAGCGACGAGCTCATCGACGCCATCGCCATCTGCGGCCCGCCGGAGCACTGCAAGGAGCGCCTCGCCGAGTGGCGCCGGCACGGCGTCGCGCTGCCGCTCATGAACCTGCCGACGGGCGCGCCGTTCGAGCTGATGGAGATGCTGCTGCGCGGGATGGCGCCGAGCTGA
- the aceB gene encoding malate synthase A, translated as MTLVVRGPEVPEASRVLTADALAFVEGLCVRFEARRRELLAQREARQARLAAGERPDFLAETRAVRDGSWTVPPAPADLDDRRVEITGPVDRKMIINALNSGARVFMADFEDANSPTWGNCVAGQANVQDALRRTIDFVSPEGKRYTLGPTPATLVVRPRGWHLVEKHLLRDGEPVSASLVDAGLFLFHNAAEQRRRGSGPYLYLPKMESHLEARLWNDVFVAAQETLGVPRGTVRATVLIETILAAFEMEEILHELGEHAAGLNAGRWDYIFSAIKKFRDRPDCLFPDRAQVTMTVPFMRAYTDLLVATCHRRGAHAIGGMAAFIPSRRDAEVNARAMAAVKADKEREAGAGFDGTWVAHPDLVPIAQEAFDRVLGTRPHQKDRQRDDVVPDAARLLDLRVPGGTITEAGVRNDVAVAVQYVEAWLRGSGAVALYDLMEDAATAEIARSQLWQWRKYGARLADGRVLDLDLYRALRDEEVAKLPRPAGNRIDEAAALLDRLVTSEAFAEFLTVPAYAMLP; from the coding sequence ATGACGCTGGTCGTGCGCGGGCCCGAGGTGCCCGAGGCGTCGCGCGTCCTCACCGCGGACGCGCTCGCGTTCGTCGAGGGACTCTGCGTGCGCTTCGAGGCCCGCCGCCGCGAGCTCTTGGCGCAGCGCGAGGCGCGGCAGGCGCGCCTCGCCGCGGGCGAGCGTCCCGACTTCCTCGCCGAGACGCGCGCCGTCCGCGACGGCAGCTGGACGGTGCCGCCGGCGCCGGCCGACCTCGACGACCGGCGCGTCGAGATCACCGGTCCGGTCGATCGCAAGATGATCATCAACGCGCTCAACTCCGGCGCGCGCGTCTTCATGGCCGACTTCGAGGACGCGAACTCGCCGACCTGGGGCAACTGTGTCGCGGGCCAGGCGAACGTCCAGGACGCGCTGCGCCGCACGATCGACTTCGTCAGTCCCGAGGGCAAGCGTTACACGCTCGGCCCCACGCCCGCGACGCTGGTCGTGCGGCCGCGCGGCTGGCACCTCGTCGAGAAGCACCTCCTGCGGGACGGCGAGCCCGTGTCGGCGAGCCTGGTCGATGCCGGTCTCTTCCTCTTCCACAACGCGGCCGAGCAGCGGCGGCGCGGCAGCGGACCGTATCTCTACCTGCCGAAGATGGAGAGCCATCTCGAGGCACGGCTCTGGAACGACGTCTTCGTCGCCGCGCAGGAGACGCTCGGCGTCCCCCGCGGCACGGTGCGGGCGACGGTCCTCATCGAGACGATTCTCGCCGCCTTCGAGATGGAGGAGATCCTCCACGAGCTGGGCGAGCATGCGGCCGGGCTCAACGCCGGCCGCTGGGACTACATCTTCAGCGCCATCAAGAAGTTCCGCGACCGGCCCGACTGCCTGTTCCCCGACCGCGCGCAGGTCACCATGACCGTCCCCTTCATGCGCGCCTATACCGATCTCCTGGTCGCGACCTGCCACCGCCGCGGCGCGCACGCGATCGGCGGCATGGCCGCGTTCATCCCGAGCCGCCGCGACGCCGAGGTGAACGCGCGGGCGATGGCCGCGGTGAAGGCCGACAAGGAGCGCGAGGCCGGGGCGGGCTTCGACGGCACGTGGGTGGCCCATCCCGATCTCGTGCCCATCGCGCAGGAGGCCTTCGACCGTGTGCTCGGCACGCGGCCGCACCAGAAGGATCGCCAGCGCGACGACGTCGTGCCCGACGCCGCACGGCTCCTCGACCTGCGCGTACCGGGCGGGACGATCACCGAGGCGGGGGTGCGCAACGACGTCGCCGTCGCCGTCCAGTACGTCGAGGCGTGGCTGCGCGGCAGCGGCGCCGTCGCGCTGTACGACCTCATGGAGGACGCCGCCACCGCGGAGATCGCGCGCAGCCAGCTGTGGCAGTGGCGGAAGTACGGTGCCCGCCTCGCCGACGGCCGCGTGCTCGACCTCGACCTCTATCGCGCCCTGCGCGACGAGGAGGTCGCGAAGCTGCCGCGTCCCGCGGGCAACCGTATCGACGAGGCGGCGGCGCTCCTCGATCGTCTCGTGACGAGCGAGGCCTTCGCGGAGTTCCTGACCGTGCCCGCGTACGCCATGCTGCCGTGA